In a single window of the Equus quagga isolate Etosha38 chromosome 7, UCLA_HA_Equagga_1.0, whole genome shotgun sequence genome:
- the PRR14 gene encoding proline-rich protein 14 isoform X1 produces MCILARRLIGGTALLQPGIPQGLPGAAASPMDLPGDSSPPGRPRLCRQPLTRALWGARSSKRPRLQPLGAPSPLEKASRRVLAVVLEDVMTARMVPLAPQEEPSTPQHHSNLQDSVRTQPPASLPQQAVWSSQARPPEPLHLCREPLSRIYQSPSTMRWRSRTTPGPEEGPSRKVDRAPQPTLVVVLEDIANPKPPAEGFTDETPNFIIPVRRAEPMMMVHQPVPLPRDLEPPFRPSSLPADPAENPPPAPDPVLEPPSTPPPSSLLRPRLSPWGLAPLFHSVRSKLESFADIFLTPNKAPQPPPPSSPMKLELKIAISEAEQSRASECTTSVSPRPPIRQWRAQDHNPSAPLPKPSLGRSHSCPDLGPRSPDTCSWPPAPPHPSRLRPRRHTVGGGEMAQAPPPPRPCLRKEVFPLGGVGGSPPLVTSCSSTTSTSSFSEPAEPRLGSTKGKEQRASEDQVLSDPETKTMGKVSRFRIRRTPARSQLNLTPMGLPRPIRLNKKEFSLEEIYTNKNYQSPTTRRTFETIFEEPRERNGTLIFTSSRKLRRAVEFRDSSLPRSRRPSRGVRAAAGRTLTPNLVPSPDVGPLLQQRLEELDALLLEEEEVDREQPHRT; encoded by the exons ATGTGTATCCTCGCACGGCGTCTGATTGGAGGAACCGCGCT GCTGCAGCCTGGGATCCCCCAGGGACTCCCCGGAGCCGCCGCTTCCCCCATGGACTTGCCCGGGGACTCCAG cccGCCTGGCCGGCCGCGTCTATGCCGCCAACCCCTGACTCGAGCATTATGGGGAGCCAGGAGCTCGAAACGGCCGAGGCTGCAGCCCTTGGGGGCCCCTTCGCCCTTGGAAAAGGCCTCTCGGCGAGTCCTGGCTGTGGTGCTAGAAGATGTCATGACTGCCCGCATG GTACCCCTGGCTCCCCAAGAGGAGCCCTCCACCCCACAGCACCACAGCAACCTTCAGGATTCTGTCCGCACCCAGCCGCCTGCCTCTCTACCCCAACAGGCCGTGTGGTCCTCACAGGCCAG GCCTCCCGAGCCACTGCACTTATGCAGAGAACCCTTAAGCCGCATCTACCAGTCCCCTTCCACCATGAGGTGGCGATCAAGGACAACCCCTGGCCCAGAGGAGGGCCCTTCACGAAAGGTGGACCGGGCCCCCCAGCCTACTCTGGTGGTGGTGCTAGAAGACATTGCCAACCCCAAACCCCCAGCTGAG GGCTTCACCGATGAGACTCCCAACTTTATCATCCCAGTGAGAAG AGCTGAGCCCATGATGATGGTTCACCAGCCAGTGCCTCTGCCCAGGGACCTGGAACCCCCATTCCGGCCATCTTCTCTGCCTGCAGACCCTGCGGAGAACCCACCACCAG CCCCAGATCCTGTTCTGGAGCCCCCATCGACCCCACCGCCGTCCAGCCTTTTACGCCCCCGCCTCAGTCCCTGGGGCTTGGCTCCCCTCTTCCATTCCGTCCGCTCCAAGCTGGAGAGCTTTGCTGACATCTTCCTCACACCCAACAAagccccacagcccccacccccatcatccCCCATGAAGTTGGAGCTGAAGATTGCCATCTCAGAGGCGGAGCAGTCCAGGGCTTCTGAGTGCACTACGTCTGTCAGTCCCCGGCCCCCTATCCGCCAATGGCGGGCCCAAGACCACAATCCCTCAGCACCTCTCCCTAAGCCCTCTCTGGGCCGAAGCCACTCCTGCCCTGATCTGGGGCCCCGTAGCCCAGATACCTGCAGCTGGCCCCCTGCTCCACCCCACCCAAGCCGGCTACGGCCCCGGCGGCACACTGTGGGTGGCGGAGAGATGGCCCAAGCCCCGCCACCCCCTCGGCCTTGTCTCCGGAAAGAGGTCTTCCCTCTTGGAGGAGTGGGAGGCTCTCCTCCCCTCGTCACATCTTGCTCATCCACCACatccacttcctccttctctgaaCCTGCAGAACCCAG GTTGGGCTCAACCAAAGGGAAGGAGCAAAGGGCCTCAGAGGACCAGGTGCTTTCAGACCCTGAGACCAAG ACCATGGGAAAAGTTTCTCGATTCAGAATACGCAGGACACCAGCCCGTTCTCAACTAAACCTTACCCCAATGGGGCTGCCTCGACCAATCAG GTTGAACAAGAAGGAGTTCAGCTTGGAAGAAATTTACACCAACAAGAATTACCAGTCACCTACAACCAGGAG GACCTTTGAGACCATCTTCGAGGAACCCCGGGAGCGCAACGGGACTCTGATTTTCACCAGCTCAAGGAAGCTCCGGCGGGCTGTAGAATTTCGGGACAGCAGCCTTCCTCGATCCCGGCGGCCATCTCGCGGGGTCCGGGCTGCAGCTGGCAGGACCCTTACTCCCAATCTGGTCCCCAGCCCAGATGTAGGACCCCTGCTACAGCAGCGGCTGGAGGAGCTGGATGCCTtgctcctggaggaggaggaagtggataGAGAGCAGCCCCATCGGACCTAG
- the PRR14 gene encoding proline-rich protein 14 isoform X2 — protein MDLPGDSSPPGRPRLCRQPLTRALWGARSSKRPRLQPLGAPSPLEKASRRVLAVVLEDVMTARMVPLAPQEEPSTPQHHSNLQDSVRTQPPASLPQQAVWSSQARPPEPLHLCREPLSRIYQSPSTMRWRSRTTPGPEEGPSRKVDRAPQPTLVVVLEDIANPKPPAEGFTDETPNFIIPVRRAEPMMMVHQPVPLPRDLEPPFRPSSLPADPAENPPPAPDPVLEPPSTPPPSSLLRPRLSPWGLAPLFHSVRSKLESFADIFLTPNKAPQPPPPSSPMKLELKIAISEAEQSRASECTTSVSPRPPIRQWRAQDHNPSAPLPKPSLGRSHSCPDLGPRSPDTCSWPPAPPHPSRLRPRRHTVGGGEMAQAPPPPRPCLRKEVFPLGGVGGSPPLVTSCSSTTSTSSFSEPAEPRLGSTKGKEQRASEDQVLSDPETKTMGKVSRFRIRRTPARSQLNLTPMGLPRPIRLNKKEFSLEEIYTNKNYQSPTTRRTFETIFEEPRERNGTLIFTSSRKLRRAVEFRDSSLPRSRRPSRGVRAAAGRTLTPNLVPSPDVGPLLQQRLEELDALLLEEEEVDREQPHRT, from the exons ATGGACTTGCCCGGGGACTCCAG cccGCCTGGCCGGCCGCGTCTATGCCGCCAACCCCTGACTCGAGCATTATGGGGAGCCAGGAGCTCGAAACGGCCGAGGCTGCAGCCCTTGGGGGCCCCTTCGCCCTTGGAAAAGGCCTCTCGGCGAGTCCTGGCTGTGGTGCTAGAAGATGTCATGACTGCCCGCATG GTACCCCTGGCTCCCCAAGAGGAGCCCTCCACCCCACAGCACCACAGCAACCTTCAGGATTCTGTCCGCACCCAGCCGCCTGCCTCTCTACCCCAACAGGCCGTGTGGTCCTCACAGGCCAG GCCTCCCGAGCCACTGCACTTATGCAGAGAACCCTTAAGCCGCATCTACCAGTCCCCTTCCACCATGAGGTGGCGATCAAGGACAACCCCTGGCCCAGAGGAGGGCCCTTCACGAAAGGTGGACCGGGCCCCCCAGCCTACTCTGGTGGTGGTGCTAGAAGACATTGCCAACCCCAAACCCCCAGCTGAG GGCTTCACCGATGAGACTCCCAACTTTATCATCCCAGTGAGAAG AGCTGAGCCCATGATGATGGTTCACCAGCCAGTGCCTCTGCCCAGGGACCTGGAACCCCCATTCCGGCCATCTTCTCTGCCTGCAGACCCTGCGGAGAACCCACCACCAG CCCCAGATCCTGTTCTGGAGCCCCCATCGACCCCACCGCCGTCCAGCCTTTTACGCCCCCGCCTCAGTCCCTGGGGCTTGGCTCCCCTCTTCCATTCCGTCCGCTCCAAGCTGGAGAGCTTTGCTGACATCTTCCTCACACCCAACAAagccccacagcccccacccccatcatccCCCATGAAGTTGGAGCTGAAGATTGCCATCTCAGAGGCGGAGCAGTCCAGGGCTTCTGAGTGCACTACGTCTGTCAGTCCCCGGCCCCCTATCCGCCAATGGCGGGCCCAAGACCACAATCCCTCAGCACCTCTCCCTAAGCCCTCTCTGGGCCGAAGCCACTCCTGCCCTGATCTGGGGCCCCGTAGCCCAGATACCTGCAGCTGGCCCCCTGCTCCACCCCACCCAAGCCGGCTACGGCCCCGGCGGCACACTGTGGGTGGCGGAGAGATGGCCCAAGCCCCGCCACCCCCTCGGCCTTGTCTCCGGAAAGAGGTCTTCCCTCTTGGAGGAGTGGGAGGCTCTCCTCCCCTCGTCACATCTTGCTCATCCACCACatccacttcctccttctctgaaCCTGCAGAACCCAG GTTGGGCTCAACCAAAGGGAAGGAGCAAAGGGCCTCAGAGGACCAGGTGCTTTCAGACCCTGAGACCAAG ACCATGGGAAAAGTTTCTCGATTCAGAATACGCAGGACACCAGCCCGTTCTCAACTAAACCTTACCCCAATGGGGCTGCCTCGACCAATCAG GTTGAACAAGAAGGAGTTCAGCTTGGAAGAAATTTACACCAACAAGAATTACCAGTCACCTACAACCAGGAG GACCTTTGAGACCATCTTCGAGGAACCCCGGGAGCGCAACGGGACTCTGATTTTCACCAGCTCAAGGAAGCTCCGGCGGGCTGTAGAATTTCGGGACAGCAGCCTTCCTCGATCCCGGCGGCCATCTCGCGGGGTCCGGGCTGCAGCTGGCAGGACCCTTACTCCCAATCTGGTCCCCAGCCCAGATGTAGGACCCCTGCTACAGCAGCGGCTGGAGGAGCTGGATGCCTtgctcctggaggaggaggaagtggataGAGAGCAGCCCCATCGGACCTAG
- the PRR14 gene encoding proline-rich protein 14 isoform X4, producing MTARMVPLAPQEEPSTPQHHSNLQDSVRTQPPASLPQQAVWSSQARPPEPLHLCREPLSRIYQSPSTMRWRSRTTPGPEEGPSRKVDRAPQPTLVVVLEDIANPKPPAEGFTDETPNFIIPVRRAEPMMMVHQPVPLPRDLEPPFRPSSLPADPAENPPPAPDPVLEPPSTPPPSSLLRPRLSPWGLAPLFHSVRSKLESFADIFLTPNKAPQPPPPSSPMKLELKIAISEAEQSRASECTTSVSPRPPIRQWRAQDHNPSAPLPKPSLGRSHSCPDLGPRSPDTCSWPPAPPHPSRLRPRRHTVGGGEMAQAPPPPRPCLRKEVFPLGGVGGSPPLVTSCSSTTSTSSFSEPAEPRLGSTKGKEQRASEDQVLSDPETKTMGKVSRFRIRRTPARSQLNLTPMGLPRPIRLNKKEFSLEEIYTNKNYQSPTTRRTFETIFEEPRERNGTLIFTSSRKLRRAVEFRDSSLPRSRRPSRGVRAAAGRTLTPNLVPSPDVGPLLQQRLEELDALLLEEEEVDREQPHRT from the exons ATGACTGCCCGCATG GTACCCCTGGCTCCCCAAGAGGAGCCCTCCACCCCACAGCACCACAGCAACCTTCAGGATTCTGTCCGCACCCAGCCGCCTGCCTCTCTACCCCAACAGGCCGTGTGGTCCTCACAGGCCAG GCCTCCCGAGCCACTGCACTTATGCAGAGAACCCTTAAGCCGCATCTACCAGTCCCCTTCCACCATGAGGTGGCGATCAAGGACAACCCCTGGCCCAGAGGAGGGCCCTTCACGAAAGGTGGACCGGGCCCCCCAGCCTACTCTGGTGGTGGTGCTAGAAGACATTGCCAACCCCAAACCCCCAGCTGAG GGCTTCACCGATGAGACTCCCAACTTTATCATCCCAGTGAGAAG AGCTGAGCCCATGATGATGGTTCACCAGCCAGTGCCTCTGCCCAGGGACCTGGAACCCCCATTCCGGCCATCTTCTCTGCCTGCAGACCCTGCGGAGAACCCACCACCAG CCCCAGATCCTGTTCTGGAGCCCCCATCGACCCCACCGCCGTCCAGCCTTTTACGCCCCCGCCTCAGTCCCTGGGGCTTGGCTCCCCTCTTCCATTCCGTCCGCTCCAAGCTGGAGAGCTTTGCTGACATCTTCCTCACACCCAACAAagccccacagcccccacccccatcatccCCCATGAAGTTGGAGCTGAAGATTGCCATCTCAGAGGCGGAGCAGTCCAGGGCTTCTGAGTGCACTACGTCTGTCAGTCCCCGGCCCCCTATCCGCCAATGGCGGGCCCAAGACCACAATCCCTCAGCACCTCTCCCTAAGCCCTCTCTGGGCCGAAGCCACTCCTGCCCTGATCTGGGGCCCCGTAGCCCAGATACCTGCAGCTGGCCCCCTGCTCCACCCCACCCAAGCCGGCTACGGCCCCGGCGGCACACTGTGGGTGGCGGAGAGATGGCCCAAGCCCCGCCACCCCCTCGGCCTTGTCTCCGGAAAGAGGTCTTCCCTCTTGGAGGAGTGGGAGGCTCTCCTCCCCTCGTCACATCTTGCTCATCCACCACatccacttcctccttctctgaaCCTGCAGAACCCAG GTTGGGCTCAACCAAAGGGAAGGAGCAAAGGGCCTCAGAGGACCAGGTGCTTTCAGACCCTGAGACCAAG ACCATGGGAAAAGTTTCTCGATTCAGAATACGCAGGACACCAGCCCGTTCTCAACTAAACCTTACCCCAATGGGGCTGCCTCGACCAATCAG GTTGAACAAGAAGGAGTTCAGCTTGGAAGAAATTTACACCAACAAGAATTACCAGTCACCTACAACCAGGAG GACCTTTGAGACCATCTTCGAGGAACCCCGGGAGCGCAACGGGACTCTGATTTTCACCAGCTCAAGGAAGCTCCGGCGGGCTGTAGAATTTCGGGACAGCAGCCTTCCTCGATCCCGGCGGCCATCTCGCGGGGTCCGGGCTGCAGCTGGCAGGACCCTTACTCCCAATCTGGTCCCCAGCCCAGATGTAGGACCCCTGCTACAGCAGCGGCTGGAGGAGCTGGATGCCTtgctcctggaggaggaggaagtggataGAGAGCAGCCCCATCGGACCTAG
- the PRR14 gene encoding proline-rich protein 14 isoform X3: protein MCILARRLIGGTALLQPGIPQGLPGAAASPMDLPGDSSPPGRPRLCRQPLTRALWGARSSKRPRLQPLGAPSPLEKASRRVLAVVLEDVMTARMVPLAPQEEPSTPQHHSNLQDSVRTQPPASLPQQAVWSSQARPPEPLHLCREPLSRIYQSPSTMRWRSRTTPGPEEGPSRKVDRAPQPTLVVVLEDIANPKPPAEGFTDETPNFIIPVRRAEPMMMVHQPVPLPRDLEPPFRPSSLPADPAENPPPAPDPVLEPPSTPPPSSLLRPRLSPWGLAPLFHSVRSKLESFADIFLTPNKAPQPPPPSSPMKLELKIAISEAEQSRASECTTSVSPRPPIRQWRAQDHNPSAPLPKPSLGRSHSCPDLGPRSPDTCSWPPAPPHPSRLRPRRHTVGGGEMAQAPPPPRPCLRKEVFPLGGVGGSPPLVTSCSSTTSTSSFSEPAEPRLGSTKGKEQRASEDQVLSDPETKTMGKVSRFRIRRTPARSQLNLTPMGLPRPIRLNKKEFSLEEIYTNKNYQSPTTRSPDVGPLLQQRLEELDALLLEEEEVDREQPHRT from the exons ATGTGTATCCTCGCACGGCGTCTGATTGGAGGAACCGCGCT GCTGCAGCCTGGGATCCCCCAGGGACTCCCCGGAGCCGCCGCTTCCCCCATGGACTTGCCCGGGGACTCCAG cccGCCTGGCCGGCCGCGTCTATGCCGCCAACCCCTGACTCGAGCATTATGGGGAGCCAGGAGCTCGAAACGGCCGAGGCTGCAGCCCTTGGGGGCCCCTTCGCCCTTGGAAAAGGCCTCTCGGCGAGTCCTGGCTGTGGTGCTAGAAGATGTCATGACTGCCCGCATG GTACCCCTGGCTCCCCAAGAGGAGCCCTCCACCCCACAGCACCACAGCAACCTTCAGGATTCTGTCCGCACCCAGCCGCCTGCCTCTCTACCCCAACAGGCCGTGTGGTCCTCACAGGCCAG GCCTCCCGAGCCACTGCACTTATGCAGAGAACCCTTAAGCCGCATCTACCAGTCCCCTTCCACCATGAGGTGGCGATCAAGGACAACCCCTGGCCCAGAGGAGGGCCCTTCACGAAAGGTGGACCGGGCCCCCCAGCCTACTCTGGTGGTGGTGCTAGAAGACATTGCCAACCCCAAACCCCCAGCTGAG GGCTTCACCGATGAGACTCCCAACTTTATCATCCCAGTGAGAAG AGCTGAGCCCATGATGATGGTTCACCAGCCAGTGCCTCTGCCCAGGGACCTGGAACCCCCATTCCGGCCATCTTCTCTGCCTGCAGACCCTGCGGAGAACCCACCACCAG CCCCAGATCCTGTTCTGGAGCCCCCATCGACCCCACCGCCGTCCAGCCTTTTACGCCCCCGCCTCAGTCCCTGGGGCTTGGCTCCCCTCTTCCATTCCGTCCGCTCCAAGCTGGAGAGCTTTGCTGACATCTTCCTCACACCCAACAAagccccacagcccccacccccatcatccCCCATGAAGTTGGAGCTGAAGATTGCCATCTCAGAGGCGGAGCAGTCCAGGGCTTCTGAGTGCACTACGTCTGTCAGTCCCCGGCCCCCTATCCGCCAATGGCGGGCCCAAGACCACAATCCCTCAGCACCTCTCCCTAAGCCCTCTCTGGGCCGAAGCCACTCCTGCCCTGATCTGGGGCCCCGTAGCCCAGATACCTGCAGCTGGCCCCCTGCTCCACCCCACCCAAGCCGGCTACGGCCCCGGCGGCACACTGTGGGTGGCGGAGAGATGGCCCAAGCCCCGCCACCCCCTCGGCCTTGTCTCCGGAAAGAGGTCTTCCCTCTTGGAGGAGTGGGAGGCTCTCCTCCCCTCGTCACATCTTGCTCATCCACCACatccacttcctccttctctgaaCCTGCAGAACCCAG GTTGGGCTCAACCAAAGGGAAGGAGCAAAGGGCCTCAGAGGACCAGGTGCTTTCAGACCCTGAGACCAAG ACCATGGGAAAAGTTTCTCGATTCAGAATACGCAGGACACCAGCCCGTTCTCAACTAAACCTTACCCCAATGGGGCTGCCTCGACCAATCAG GTTGAACAAGAAGGAGTTCAGCTTGGAAGAAATTTACACCAACAAGAATTACCAGTCACCTACAACCAGGAG CCCAGATGTAGGACCCCTGCTACAGCAGCGGCTGGAGGAGCTGGATGCCTtgctcctggaggaggaggaagtggataGAGAGCAGCCCCATCGGACCTAG